In one window of Denticeps clupeoides chromosome 2, fDenClu1.1, whole genome shotgun sequence DNA:
- the LOC114766796 gene encoding coagulation factor XIII A chain-like, with product MRRASFYGRLNRPIPCSDNVESTLAEFEPFGTSPPGTLEDMGTAPPTLTVVSVDMRLNANKTAHRTNSYINDNLIVRRGQEFIMAITFNRSYDQSVDEVVLEFLIGSEPYTTDTLIPIVLKSSVPSSWNWRIIGQQGLTTVLGITPSPKCIVGKFSSYLTVVTPIGKYRSKRNPDLDIYILFNAWNPGDDVFLNDESQRTEYVLNDQGIIFNGQVNNITSRPWNYGQFKRGVLDACLFVMNRSQMLLKDRQNVIKVVRRASAMINSNDDQGVIIGNWSNDYSMGTSPTSWTGSTEILLKYANTGLSVGYGQCWVFAGVFNTFMRCLGIPARVITCFNSAHDTVGEWITEIVVDERGTRDTAISNDSVWNFHCWNEAMMKRPDLPPGFNGWQVVDSTPQETSDDIFQCGPASVQAVKNGLVYYPFDSPFVFDEVNSDLYYMQRDRYGNMTILYMSTTYVGQLIITKTIGQSTYDDVTLTYKYPEGSAEDDATMSRVEKYGISVYRTAIGTPDVELTVTVPTVKMGDSFTLTAFLNNTSDERRTVQVLVTGTVVFYTGVNASDFMDAENTVLLEAGQSQSVDFNVNASDYTDKLVDQGYLSFTTIGNVLETTNTLTNKTTIKLQVPQLSLTLEGQPEVQVQMFVTLAFTNVFGFTLENITARMEGPGSTTIRTKQYSGLVPGASLSWKEAFVPQKPGPDRVVASLDCEKVRQLVGELSINVAA from the exons gcACAGCACCTCCGACTCTGACCGTTGTCAGTGTGGACATGAGGTTGAATGCCAACAAAACGGCACACCGCACCAATAGCTACATCAATGACAACCTCATTGTGCGCAGAGGGCAGGAATTCATCATGGCCATTACCTTCAACCGCAGTTACGACCAGTCTGTCGATGAAGTGGTATTGGAATTCCTCATCG GAAGTGAACCATACACCACAGACACCTTAATTCCTATCGTCCTTAAAAGCAGTGTTCCCAGTTCTTGGAATTGGCGTATCATTGGGCAGCAGGGTTTAACGACAGTGTTGGGCATAACACCTTCACccaaatgcattgtgggaaagtTCTCCAGCTATTTGACAGTGGTGACACCTATTGGGAAATACCGGTCTAAGAGGAACCCCGATTTGGACATCTACATACTTTTCAATGCATGGAATCCAG GCGATGATGTCTTCCTGAACGATGAGAGTCAACGGACAGAGTACGTCCTTAATGACCAAGGAATCATCTTCAACGGTCAAGTCAATAACATCACCTCTCGTCCATGGAACTACGGGCAG TTTAAGAGAGGTGTTCTGGACGCCTGTCTCTTCGTCATGAATAGATCTCAAATGTTGctgaaagacagacagaatgtcATCAAAGTGGTCCGCAGAGCATCTGCAATG ATAAACTCCAATGACGATCAAGGAGTAATCATCGGCAACTGGAGTAACGACTACTCAATGGGCACCTCCCCAACTTCCTGGACTGGCAGCACAGAGATTTTACTCAAGTACGCCAATACTGGGCTCTCTGTTGGCTAtggccagtgctgggtctttgCTGGTGTTTTCAACACCT TTATGCGGTGCCTGGGTATCCCTGCCAGGGTGATCACTTGCTTCAACTCTGCTCATGACACCGTAGGTGAATGGATTACCGAAATCGTCGTGGATGAAAGAGGAACAAGAGACACTGCAATCAGCAATGACTCTGTGTG GAACTTCCACTGCTGGAATGAAGCCATGATGAAAAGGCCAGACTTGCCCCCTGGCTTTAATGGATGGCAAGTGGTGGATTCCACACCCCAGGAAACCAGCGATG ACATTTTTCAGTGTGGTCCAGCATCTGTTCAGGCTGTCAAAAACGGGCTAGTGTACTATCCATTTGACTCACCATTTGTCTTTGATGAG GTGAACTCTGACTTGTATTACATGCAGCGAGACAGGTATGGGAACATGACAATTCTGTACATGAGCACAACGTACGTTGGCCAGCTGATCATAACTAAAACGATTGGTCAAAGCACGTATGATGATGTCACTTTAACCTACAAATATCCTGAGG gcagcgcCGAGGACGACGCAACTATGAGCCGAGTTGAGAAGTATGGCATTTCAGTATACCGCACTGCCATCGGGACACCCGATGTGGAACTGACGGTCACTGTGCCTACAGTAAAGATGGGAGACAGCTTCACTCTGACCGCCTTTCTGAACAACACAAGCGACGAGCGACGCACCGTCCAGGTGCTTGTTACTGGTACCGTAGTCTTCTACACCGGTGTAAACGCATCAGACTTCATGGACGCTGAGAATACTGTTCTTCTGGAGGCTGGGCAAA GCCAAAGCGTAGACTTTAACGTGAATGCAAGTGATTATACTGATAAACTTGTGGACCAGGGCTACCTCAGCTTCACCACCATTGGCAATGTCCTGGAGACCACAAATACTCTGACCAACAAGACCACAATCAAACTGCAGGTTCCACAGCTGAGTCTCAcg CTTGAGGGTCAACCGGAGGTTCAAGTACAGATGTTTGTCACTCTGGCCTTCACCAATGTGTTCGGTTTCACCCTGGAGAACATTACAGCACGTATGGAAGGTCCTGGGTCTACCACAATCAGAACAAAACAGTACAG TGGCCTCGTTCCTGGTGCCTCTTTGTCCTGGAAGGAAGCATTTGTCCCACAGAAGCCTGGTCCTGACAGGGTGGTGGCCTCTCTGGACTGTGAAAAGGTCAGACAGCTGGTCGGAGAGCTCAGCATCAACGTCGCGGCCTGA